Proteins from a genomic interval of Bombyx mori chromosome 8, ASM3026992v2:
- the Dnmt1 gene encoding DNA cytosine-5 methyltransferase isoform X1: protein MRSDCCMCMDKILDGDEIIKENSKRKRSCEEIVSANNKRSKTEDNDGHQISQDSTSNDSIENLNIPAKNTSLIVSENINNVYKNYDEVENKPVYKNGDPIVVEIDNKDKPGSVNNNHDMIDDSETISNIKNSNNIIPDTEKCNICGQFLNNSDLIYYQGHPQDAVEEYIALTNDKLVLSSGEDGDIMERPQTNITGFTIFDEQGHLCPIDGGLVENDVRIYMSGYLKSICSDSSEIDEESIPVKDVGPIIEWFIHGFDGGDRNCITLSTEFGEYNLLKPSEAYTPLMNNLYEKIWLSKVVVEFLEEYHYLQPSYEDLLEVVRDFSIPELNNKKMTEEMLHKHAQFVCDQVVSLEIEEDDEPLITLPCMRELIKLMGIKFGKRKIRTQIQYKKTDKKAWTKATTTPLVRKTFESFFSNQLDKTNHELVLRRKRCGVCEACQLPDCGECNACRAMAKFGGHGRTKKACVRRLCPNMAVEQAEDSDPDDEDEYQQISEKKQDKIDDAVPVKLTGSNSKNLKWIGEPVKADATKIYYEKVEIDGAELCNGDFVMIETSQTNIPTLVAKVVYMWKEIHNPKSGYFHGEVFIRASDTVLGEVSDPREVFLGDRCCHGAPLSSILRKANIERKETSADWFKLGGKEVDDEHFEDDGRTYFYSKYYDRFTSRFEDLPPDPACPNALRKHRFCPSCERKTKRDARNIPKVFEKLIVKSEIVSEQNRSEWSYVKWQDFDYKKGCGVFLKPGTFKLKNSMTKANTVAKPRFEKVDETIYPEYYRKNDSNTRGSNIDTGEPFCVGYIAAVTAASEGPLVVPQDIYLKVNVLLRPENTSSKFPQHEDTNVLYWTTEIREIPFSTVVGHCHLIYEQNVPQNISLQEWLGNDPCRFYFRMAYCKSTGEFTDLPQNAISVGRTDRTKDKGKGKGKSTKTIETVPAKVVEEKIRPLRTLDVFAGCGGLSEGLHQAGVAECKWAIENVEAASHAYSLNNKSCIVFNEDCNALLKTVMSGAKHSANGLRLPMQGEVELLCGGPPCQGFSGMNRFNSREYSNFKNSLVASYLSFCDYYRPKYFILENVRNFVAFKKGMVLKLTLRALLDMGYQCTFGILQAGNYGVPQTRRRLIILAAAPGYNLPFYPEPTHVFSRRACTLTTTIDGKRFSTNIHWDESAPKRTCTIQDAMSDLPQICNGANKIEIEYGSMPESHFQRLVRSNDENSKLRDHICKNMAPLIQARISRIPTTPGSDWRDLPNISVTLSDGTKCKVLQYRYDDKRNGRSSSGAVRGVCACASGRACSPLDKQENTLIPWCLPHTGNRHNHWAGLYGRLSWGGYFSTTVTDPEPMGKQGRVLHPDQHRVVSVRECARSQGFPDTYLFAGSVQDKHRQIGNAVPPPLGAALGREIKKALTLSLTTS from the exons ATGAGGTCAGATTGTTGCAT GTGCATGGATAAGATACTTGATGGGGATGAAATAATCAAAGAAAACTCTAAGAGAAAAAGGAGCTGTGAAGAAATTGTTTCTGCCAATAAT AAACGATCAAAAACAGAAGACAATGATGGACATCAAATTTCACAAGATTCTACAAGCAATGACTCTATTGAAAATCTTAACATTCCAGCAAAAAATACTAGTCTTATTGTTTCTGAAAACATCaataatgtatataaaaattatgacgAGGTTGAAAATAAACCAGTATATAAAAATGGTGACCCTATCGTTGTTGAAATAGATAACAAGGATAAGCCTGGATCAGTTAACAACAATCATGACATGATTGATGATTCAGAGACCATATCTAATATTAAGAATAGCAATAATATTATCCCTGATACAGAGAAATGTAACATATGTGgccaatttttaaataattctgacTTAATTTATTACCAAGGTCACCCACAAGATGCTGTTGAAGAATATATTGCATTGACTAATGACAAACTTGTTTTGAGCTCTG GGGAAGATGGAGACATAATGGAACGACCCCAAACAAATATAACTGGCTTTACAATATTTGATGAGCAAGGACATTTGTGTCCAATTGATGGTGGTTTGGTAGAAAACGATGTTCGAATTTATATGTCTGGATATTTAAAGTCAATTTGCTCTGATTCATCAGAGATTGACGAAGAATCCATTCCAGTTAAAGATGTAGGTCCTATAATAGAATG GTTCATACATGGTTTCGATGGTGGAGATAGGAACTGTATAACTTTATCAACGGAATTTGGGGAATATAACTTGCTCAAACCTAGTGAAGCTTATACGCCcctaatgaataatttatatgaaaaaatatgGCTTAGCAAAGTAGTCGTCGAATTCTTAGAAGAATATCACTACTTGCAACCGAGCTATGAAGATTTACTTGAAGTTGTAAGAGATTTTTCCATTCctgaactaaataataaaaagatgaCAGAAGAAATGCTACATAAACATGCCCAGTTTGTTTGTGATCAAGTAGTTAGCTTAGAAATAGAGGAAGATGATGAACCATTAATAACATTACCTTGTATGAGAGAACTTATCAAATTAATGGGCATAAAATTCGGTAAACGAAAAATACGTACCCagatacaatacaaaaaaacagaTAAGAAAGCATGGACAAAAGCTACAACAACTCCACTTGTAAGAAAAACATTTGAAAGTTTTTTCTCAAATCAGTTAGACAAAACCAATCACGAACTGGTCTTACGAAGAAAACGATGCGGGGTTTGTGAAGCCTGTCAATTGCCTGATTGCGGCGAATGTAATGCATGTCGTGCCATGGCTAAATTCGGTGGTCATGGAAGAACTAAGAAAGCATGCGTCCGTAGATTATGTCCTAATATGGCAGTAGAACAGGCAGAAGATTCTGATCCCGATGATGAAGATGAGTATCAGCAAATATCTGAGAAAAAACAAGACAAAATAGATGATGCAGTACCAGTCAAGCTCACTGGGTCAaatagtaaaaatttaaaatggatTGGTGAGCCTGTTAAAGCTGATGccacaaaaatatattacgaAAAAGTTGAAATTGATGGTGCTGAGCTGTGTAATGGTGACTTTGTCATGATTGAAACTTCCCAAACAAACATTCCTACACTGGTCGCTAAAGTTGTATACATGTGGAAAGAAATCCATAACCCGAAATCAGGCTATTTTCACGGAGAAGTCTTCATACGAGCCTCGGACACAGTTTTAGGAGAAGTGAGTGACCCAAGAGAAGTATTTTTGGGCGACAGATGTTGCCATGGTGCTCCGCTTTCTTCCATATTAAGAAAAGCGAATATAGAAAGGAAAGAGACGTCAGCAGATTGGTTTAAACTTGGCGGGAAAGAAGTAGACGACGAACATTTCGAGGATGATGGAAGAACTTATTTTTATAGCAAGTATTACGACAGGTTCACGTCGCGTTTTGAAGATTTACCTCCAGATCCAGCGTGTCCAAATGCTTTAAGAAAGCACAGATTCTGCCCATCTTGTGAACGTAAAACAAAACGAGATGCAAGAAACATTCCTAAAGTTTTTGAAAAATTGATTGTGAAATCCGAAATTGTTTCAGAACAAAACAGGTCGGAATGGTCATATGTAAAATGGCAAGACTTTGACTATAAGAAGGGTTGTGGTGTTTTCCTAAAACCGGGAAcctttaaactaaaaaatagtaTGACAAAAGCGAACACTGTTGCCAAACCGCGGTTTGAAAAAGTCGATGAAACTATTTATCCTGAATATTATAGGAAGAACGATTCTAATACGCGTGGGTCTAATATTGATACCGGGGAACCTTTTTGTGTGGGTTACATAGCTGCCGTCACTGCCGCGAGTGAGGGACCTCTAGTTGTACCGCAAGATATTTACCTGAAAGTGAATGTGCTGCTTAGACCTGAAAACACGAGCAGTAAATTTCCGCAGCACGAGGACACTAATGTTTTATATTGGACAACTGAAATAAGGGAGATTCCATTTTCGACCGTCGTTGGGCATTGTCATTTAATTTATGAACAAAATGTTCCCCAAAATATTTCACTTCAAGAATGGTTAGGAAATGATCCGTGCAGATTCTACTTCAGAATGGCGTATTGTAAGTCCACGGGAGAGTTCACGGATCTCCCGCAGAATGCCATCAGTGTTGGAAGAACAGATCGTACTAAAGATAAAGGGAAGGGGAAGGGAAAATCTACAAAAACTATTGAAACGGTTCCCGCTAAAGTTGTAGAGGAGAAAATTAGACCGTTGCGAACTTTAGACGTGTTTGCCGGTTGTGGGGGCCTATCAGAAGGCTTGCATCAAGCTGGAGTTGCAGAATGCAAGTGGGCTATTGAAAACGTGGAAGCTGCTTCTCATGcttattcattaaataataaaagttgtaTTGTATTTAATGAAGACTGTAATGCACTTTTGAAAACTGTAATGTCTGGTGCTAAGCACAGCGCGAATGGACTGCGGCTCCCCATGCAAGGAGAAGTGGAGCTTTTATGTGGCGGGCCACCATGTCAAGGCTTCTCCGGAATGAATCGTTTTAATTCAAGAGAGTATTCAAACTTCAAAAACTCATTAGTTGCATCGTATTTATCGTTTTGTGATTATTACAGacctaaatattttatactGGAAAACGTTCGTAACTTTGTGGCCTTTAAAAAAGGTATGGTTTTGAAACTCACTCTGCGAGCTTTGTTGGACATGGGATACCAGTGTACCTTTGGTATCTTACAAGCGGGTAACTACGGAGTTCCCCAAACTAGACGAAGGTTGATCATATTGGCGGCAGCGCCGGGTTACAATCTTCCGTTCTACCCAGAACCCACGCACGTCTTCAGTAGACGTGCTTGTACATTAACAACGACGATTGACGGCAAAAGGTTCTCGACTAATATTCACTGGGACGAGTCGGCTCCAAAAAGAACGTGCACCATTCAAGACGCCATGAGTGATTTGCCTCAAATATGTAATGGTGCTAATAAAATAGAAATCGAATATGGCTCCATGCCAGAAAGTCATTTCCAGAGATTAGTGCGAAGCAACGATGAGAATTCTAAACTACGAGATCACATCTGTAAAAACATGGCGCCATTGATTCAAGCTAGGATCAGCAGGATACCTACAACACCGGGCTCCGACTGGAGAGATCTACCCAACATATCGGTTACTCTCTCCGATGGCACTAAGtgcaag GTTCTACAGTATCGCTACGACGACAAGCGCAATGGGCGGTCGAGCAGCGGCGCAGTGCGCGGCGTGTGCGCGTGCGCGAGCGGCCGCGCCTGCTCGCCGCTGGACAAGCAGGAGAACACGCTCATCCCGTGGTGTCTGCCGCACACCGGCAACAGGCACAACCACTGGGCCGGGCTCTACG GTCGGCTATCGTGGGGCGGGTACTTCAGCACGACAGTGACGGATCCCGAACCGATGGGCAAGCAAGGCCGGGTGCTCCACCCCGACCAGCACCGAGTCGTCTCCGTGCGAGAGTGCGCGCGCTCGCAGGGCTTCCCTGATACGTATCTCTTCGCAGGCTCCGTACAGGACAAACATCGACAG
- the Dnmt1 gene encoding DNA cytosine-5 methyltransferase isoform X2: protein MRCMDKILDGDEIIKENSKRKRSCEEIVSANNKRSKTEDNDGHQISQDSTSNDSIENLNIPAKNTSLIVSENINNVYKNYDEVENKPVYKNGDPIVVEIDNKDKPGSVNNNHDMIDDSETISNIKNSNNIIPDTEKCNICGQFLNNSDLIYYQGHPQDAVEEYIALTNDKLVLSSGEDGDIMERPQTNITGFTIFDEQGHLCPIDGGLVENDVRIYMSGYLKSICSDSSEIDEESIPVKDVGPIIEWFIHGFDGGDRNCITLSTEFGEYNLLKPSEAYTPLMNNLYEKIWLSKVVVEFLEEYHYLQPSYEDLLEVVRDFSIPELNNKKMTEEMLHKHAQFVCDQVVSLEIEEDDEPLITLPCMRELIKLMGIKFGKRKIRTQIQYKKTDKKAWTKATTTPLVRKTFESFFSNQLDKTNHELVLRRKRCGVCEACQLPDCGECNACRAMAKFGGHGRTKKACVRRLCPNMAVEQAEDSDPDDEDEYQQISEKKQDKIDDAVPVKLTGSNSKNLKWIGEPVKADATKIYYEKVEIDGAELCNGDFVMIETSQTNIPTLVAKVVYMWKEIHNPKSGYFHGEVFIRASDTVLGEVSDPREVFLGDRCCHGAPLSSILRKANIERKETSADWFKLGGKEVDDEHFEDDGRTYFYSKYYDRFTSRFEDLPPDPACPNALRKHRFCPSCERKTKRDARNIPKVFEKLIVKSEIVSEQNRSEWSYVKWQDFDYKKGCGVFLKPGTFKLKNSMTKANTVAKPRFEKVDETIYPEYYRKNDSNTRGSNIDTGEPFCVGYIAAVTAASEGPLVVPQDIYLKVNVLLRPENTSSKFPQHEDTNVLYWTTEIREIPFSTVVGHCHLIYEQNVPQNISLQEWLGNDPCRFYFRMAYCKSTGEFTDLPQNAISVGRTDRTKDKGKGKGKSTKTIETVPAKVVEEKIRPLRTLDVFAGCGGLSEGLHQAGVAECKWAIENVEAASHAYSLNNKSCIVFNEDCNALLKTVMSGAKHSANGLRLPMQGEVELLCGGPPCQGFSGMNRFNSREYSNFKNSLVASYLSFCDYYRPKYFILENVRNFVAFKKGMVLKLTLRALLDMGYQCTFGILQAGNYGVPQTRRRLIILAAAPGYNLPFYPEPTHVFSRRACTLTTTIDGKRFSTNIHWDESAPKRTCTIQDAMSDLPQICNGANKIEIEYGSMPESHFQRLVRSNDENSKLRDHICKNMAPLIQARISRIPTTPGSDWRDLPNISVTLSDGTKCKVLQYRYDDKRNGRSSSGAVRGVCACASGRACSPLDKQENTLIPWCLPHTGNRHNHWAGLYGRLSWGGYFSTTVTDPEPMGKQGRVLHPDQHRVVSVRECARSQGFPDTYLFAGSVQDKHRQIGNAVPPPLGAALGREIKKALTLSLTTS from the exons ATGAG GTGCATGGATAAGATACTTGATGGGGATGAAATAATCAAAGAAAACTCTAAGAGAAAAAGGAGCTGTGAAGAAATTGTTTCTGCCAATAAT AAACGATCAAAAACAGAAGACAATGATGGACATCAAATTTCACAAGATTCTACAAGCAATGACTCTATTGAAAATCTTAACATTCCAGCAAAAAATACTAGTCTTATTGTTTCTGAAAACATCaataatgtatataaaaattatgacgAGGTTGAAAATAAACCAGTATATAAAAATGGTGACCCTATCGTTGTTGAAATAGATAACAAGGATAAGCCTGGATCAGTTAACAACAATCATGACATGATTGATGATTCAGAGACCATATCTAATATTAAGAATAGCAATAATATTATCCCTGATACAGAGAAATGTAACATATGTGgccaatttttaaataattctgacTTAATTTATTACCAAGGTCACCCACAAGATGCTGTTGAAGAATATATTGCATTGACTAATGACAAACTTGTTTTGAGCTCTG GGGAAGATGGAGACATAATGGAACGACCCCAAACAAATATAACTGGCTTTACAATATTTGATGAGCAAGGACATTTGTGTCCAATTGATGGTGGTTTGGTAGAAAACGATGTTCGAATTTATATGTCTGGATATTTAAAGTCAATTTGCTCTGATTCATCAGAGATTGACGAAGAATCCATTCCAGTTAAAGATGTAGGTCCTATAATAGAATG GTTCATACATGGTTTCGATGGTGGAGATAGGAACTGTATAACTTTATCAACGGAATTTGGGGAATATAACTTGCTCAAACCTAGTGAAGCTTATACGCCcctaatgaataatttatatgaaaaaatatgGCTTAGCAAAGTAGTCGTCGAATTCTTAGAAGAATATCACTACTTGCAACCGAGCTATGAAGATTTACTTGAAGTTGTAAGAGATTTTTCCATTCctgaactaaataataaaaagatgaCAGAAGAAATGCTACATAAACATGCCCAGTTTGTTTGTGATCAAGTAGTTAGCTTAGAAATAGAGGAAGATGATGAACCATTAATAACATTACCTTGTATGAGAGAACTTATCAAATTAATGGGCATAAAATTCGGTAAACGAAAAATACGTACCCagatacaatacaaaaaaacagaTAAGAAAGCATGGACAAAAGCTACAACAACTCCACTTGTAAGAAAAACATTTGAAAGTTTTTTCTCAAATCAGTTAGACAAAACCAATCACGAACTGGTCTTACGAAGAAAACGATGCGGGGTTTGTGAAGCCTGTCAATTGCCTGATTGCGGCGAATGTAATGCATGTCGTGCCATGGCTAAATTCGGTGGTCATGGAAGAACTAAGAAAGCATGCGTCCGTAGATTATGTCCTAATATGGCAGTAGAACAGGCAGAAGATTCTGATCCCGATGATGAAGATGAGTATCAGCAAATATCTGAGAAAAAACAAGACAAAATAGATGATGCAGTACCAGTCAAGCTCACTGGGTCAaatagtaaaaatttaaaatggatTGGTGAGCCTGTTAAAGCTGATGccacaaaaatatattacgaAAAAGTTGAAATTGATGGTGCTGAGCTGTGTAATGGTGACTTTGTCATGATTGAAACTTCCCAAACAAACATTCCTACACTGGTCGCTAAAGTTGTATACATGTGGAAAGAAATCCATAACCCGAAATCAGGCTATTTTCACGGAGAAGTCTTCATACGAGCCTCGGACACAGTTTTAGGAGAAGTGAGTGACCCAAGAGAAGTATTTTTGGGCGACAGATGTTGCCATGGTGCTCCGCTTTCTTCCATATTAAGAAAAGCGAATATAGAAAGGAAAGAGACGTCAGCAGATTGGTTTAAACTTGGCGGGAAAGAAGTAGACGACGAACATTTCGAGGATGATGGAAGAACTTATTTTTATAGCAAGTATTACGACAGGTTCACGTCGCGTTTTGAAGATTTACCTCCAGATCCAGCGTGTCCAAATGCTTTAAGAAAGCACAGATTCTGCCCATCTTGTGAACGTAAAACAAAACGAGATGCAAGAAACATTCCTAAAGTTTTTGAAAAATTGATTGTGAAATCCGAAATTGTTTCAGAACAAAACAGGTCGGAATGGTCATATGTAAAATGGCAAGACTTTGACTATAAGAAGGGTTGTGGTGTTTTCCTAAAACCGGGAAcctttaaactaaaaaatagtaTGACAAAAGCGAACACTGTTGCCAAACCGCGGTTTGAAAAAGTCGATGAAACTATTTATCCTGAATATTATAGGAAGAACGATTCTAATACGCGTGGGTCTAATATTGATACCGGGGAACCTTTTTGTGTGGGTTACATAGCTGCCGTCACTGCCGCGAGTGAGGGACCTCTAGTTGTACCGCAAGATATTTACCTGAAAGTGAATGTGCTGCTTAGACCTGAAAACACGAGCAGTAAATTTCCGCAGCACGAGGACACTAATGTTTTATATTGGACAACTGAAATAAGGGAGATTCCATTTTCGACCGTCGTTGGGCATTGTCATTTAATTTATGAACAAAATGTTCCCCAAAATATTTCACTTCAAGAATGGTTAGGAAATGATCCGTGCAGATTCTACTTCAGAATGGCGTATTGTAAGTCCACGGGAGAGTTCACGGATCTCCCGCAGAATGCCATCAGTGTTGGAAGAACAGATCGTACTAAAGATAAAGGGAAGGGGAAGGGAAAATCTACAAAAACTATTGAAACGGTTCCCGCTAAAGTTGTAGAGGAGAAAATTAGACCGTTGCGAACTTTAGACGTGTTTGCCGGTTGTGGGGGCCTATCAGAAGGCTTGCATCAAGCTGGAGTTGCAGAATGCAAGTGGGCTATTGAAAACGTGGAAGCTGCTTCTCATGcttattcattaaataataaaagttgtaTTGTATTTAATGAAGACTGTAATGCACTTTTGAAAACTGTAATGTCTGGTGCTAAGCACAGCGCGAATGGACTGCGGCTCCCCATGCAAGGAGAAGTGGAGCTTTTATGTGGCGGGCCACCATGTCAAGGCTTCTCCGGAATGAATCGTTTTAATTCAAGAGAGTATTCAAACTTCAAAAACTCATTAGTTGCATCGTATTTATCGTTTTGTGATTATTACAGacctaaatattttatactGGAAAACGTTCGTAACTTTGTGGCCTTTAAAAAAGGTATGGTTTTGAAACTCACTCTGCGAGCTTTGTTGGACATGGGATACCAGTGTACCTTTGGTATCTTACAAGCGGGTAACTACGGAGTTCCCCAAACTAGACGAAGGTTGATCATATTGGCGGCAGCGCCGGGTTACAATCTTCCGTTCTACCCAGAACCCACGCACGTCTTCAGTAGACGTGCTTGTACATTAACAACGACGATTGACGGCAAAAGGTTCTCGACTAATATTCACTGGGACGAGTCGGCTCCAAAAAGAACGTGCACCATTCAAGACGCCATGAGTGATTTGCCTCAAATATGTAATGGTGCTAATAAAATAGAAATCGAATATGGCTCCATGCCAGAAAGTCATTTCCAGAGATTAGTGCGAAGCAACGATGAGAATTCTAAACTACGAGATCACATCTGTAAAAACATGGCGCCATTGATTCAAGCTAGGATCAGCAGGATACCTACAACACCGGGCTCCGACTGGAGAGATCTACCCAACATATCGGTTACTCTCTCCGATGGCACTAAGtgcaag GTTCTACAGTATCGCTACGACGACAAGCGCAATGGGCGGTCGAGCAGCGGCGCAGTGCGCGGCGTGTGCGCGTGCGCGAGCGGCCGCGCCTGCTCGCCGCTGGACAAGCAGGAGAACACGCTCATCCCGTGGTGTCTGCCGCACACCGGCAACAGGCACAACCACTGGGCCGGGCTCTACG GTCGGCTATCGTGGGGCGGGTACTTCAGCACGACAGTGACGGATCCCGAACCGATGGGCAAGCAAGGCCGGGTGCTCCACCCCGACCAGCACCGAGTCGTCTCCGTGCGAGAGTGCGCGCGCTCGCAGGGCTTCCCTGATACGTATCTCTTCGCAGGCTCCGTACAGGACAAACATCGACAG